ATGACTGTTGgattatgtgaataattgaagaaaaagtggttaaactggaccagattttctcttttctgagcgGGAAAGGTCTGGTGTGAAGCcagagtagaaagtgcaggatgagacggtgtgtaattttaaaattccatcttagcacagcctgatccaggatgaaagcacagacaatacagtacacaaaaagctaattctgtatttaaatataggcggcaacataacattaaccttaaaacggttggAACATCAttgtgcttgaaaagtagatctttggggtaaaaaaaaaaaaagtctgtcaagACAGACAGAACGGAGCATTACATATTCCGATTGAACCATTTGCATGACTTTTGGATGGGTTTGGGTCCGCCAAAGGGAACACCGCATTGATGTGCTATTCAAACTGTAgcgtgtaaaaataaaaaacgtgtTATTTTGAGTCCTGATGAGTACTCATTACCACTGCGGTCGGTATTCTAACCGATGTTGTTGGTCGGAGGAAgaaatgtgcctttttttttttttgctcccctcATCTGCATTCTCATGTTCCTCTTTCATACTCAACGGGTGTTTTATTTTGTCGCCAGGGAGATGCAAACACTTCGGCCGTGCCCCAGTTGTCGGACAACCAGGACGGCAAGATGGTGCACACGCTCGGTGAGTTGAGCTCGACTTCCTTTTCGCGGATGTTACTCAATGGGTAGTTTGCAACAGGGAGCGGGGCCCGCGAAGTGTCAGATGAGCGGTGGCACTAAAGCAAAATCGCAAAACCGCATGCACAGGGAGGGAGGAAACTGACAAGTGCGAGCGACGGCAGCCCTCGTGCACGCTTTTTGGAGAATGAGTTGAATTTGGCGCCGGAGGCAATCTTTTGTCCGCCTGATGGATGGAACGTTGTCGCTCCCGGCAGAAACGAAATGGAGCTTGATGAAGACGCTGAAGAAGGGCTCGAGTTTCATCGGCAAAGCAAGTCACCCGGACGGCAAGACTCAGCTCTTCGGGCGGCCCCTCTGCAAAGTGTGCCCGGATGACGGCTCTCTCCCGAAGCCCGTCACGGTAAGTCGTTGGTTTGACCTTCACCTCTgagcgtgtttgtgtgcaccTCGCTTCCTTCTTTTCAACCATTCTAGATGCGTTAATAACTTGACACGGTATTTACAGCAAGGTTTGGCTTTTGGCTTTactgaaaattttaaatctCTTGTTACTGAATCGTACAATTTGGGTAAAATGGGCTTCATTCTGGGCACAACACCTGATTTTGATTCATTGGCAATATGTGGATTAggcaataaatattttaaatttccCAAGAGAGCTTTTCAGTGGTTCTCTGCACTCCAATGGACCAAACGAATATTACAATTTTGATGTAAGAAATGGCGATACCGTGTTTTAACCATAGAgaaaggagctacattttaatttgaagtgGAAGCTTTACTATATATTACATAACTTGGTGTTCCTGAGGACATGACTGAGGTTGTTTTAACAACTCGTGCATTGTCCGAAAAAAgcgttgaaaaataaaaatgaaagcttTTGTACAAACCGATATTACATAATTGAAAACGCAATGGAGTAAAAGgcccaaaaattaaaataaattagatTATAGggttagtgtgtgtgtatgtggcagaaaatgtatatatataaattatatataaatataatatgaattaaataaaataaaaaataataaaagataaataattaaaaaaagattaagagaaataattattataattaacaaataaaatgtaccaACCGATATTACATAATTGAAAACGCAATGGAGTAAAAggcccaaaaatgaaaataaattagatTATAGCCATATGTGgcagaaaatgtatatatataaattatatataaatataatatgaattaaataaaataaaaaataataaaaggtaaataattaaaaaaagattaagagaaataattattataattaacaaataaaaataattcacatataaaatttatattgtatatatattaattcctaatatatatacacatgtgtatgaatatatatgtatatatataaaattaataatgattaaaaataaaaaaatatatattagtaaaaataaaaaaatatatattagtagcagtctggtttcttcccacattctgaaaacatgcagcattaattggacattctaaattgcccctaggtgtgattgtgagtgcaactgttgtctccatgtgcctgcgattggctggcaaccagttcagggtgtacgcctcctgcccgttgacaggtggattaggctccagcactcccgtgaccctcgtgaggataagcagctaagaaaaaaaaatatatacatccatACATAATACACACAATGGCTGAGGGTTAATTAGagtctttttgaaaaacaacaattccTCCGTTTTCTAATTACTGTGGTAAATTTGTTGTCCAGGTCTCTTAATGAGCACacgaaaccatttttttttgtttttgcacacgACGTTCATTCAATCGCCCCGCGTCCCGTTCAGCCGTTGTTATGGCAATCTTGAATATGGATTCCTCCCGTCCAGGAGATGCTGGTGTTGCTGCGGAAAAGGGGGCCGTCCACGGAGGGAGTGTTCCGGAAGACTTGCCACAACAAGAACATGAAGGAGGTCCGGGACAGGCTCAATGCCGGCCTGCAAGTGGACATGGAGGCCCAGCCCGTCGGTCTCCTGGTGGGGCTGCTCAAAGTATGCCCTTTCTTCTGATTtaatttaaacattattttattgCGCTGCACTGCTTTCCTTATTGATTttacagctggtaaagcgttggcctcacaattgaGGACCCGGgctcgatcctggccccgcctgtgtggagtttgcatgttctccctgcgcctgcgtgggtttcctccgggctttccggtgtcctcccacatcccaaaaacatgcaacattaatttgacaggctaaattgcccctaggtgtgattgtgagtgcgactattctctcaatgtgccctgcgattggctgggaaccagttcagggcataccctgcctccagcctttgacagctgggataggctccagcaagtttcgcaaccctcgtgagggtaagcggcaaaagaaaatggatgaatatgaaGGAATGTAACGAATAATACTTCCCTTATATTGAGTGGTGTTACGTAATCTTATTTTGTACTGTATGATGGCCGTATCGTGACAAACTGCCCTTGCGCTTTTATTATTGCATTATATTTACAATGCATCATTTCCTGCTCAACTGTACTTGAAAAATATGCACGCGAAACCTCGACGCATAATTTTGCAAGCACTCCAATTtgcttttcttacattttttaagGGGCTCGACCATGTCATTTCCTTTCCGCTCAAATGCTTCAATTTGCCGTAATGACACGTTGCCGCGCGCGAGCGCAAAAGTGCACGACTCACATCTAAATTCGGGCTCTCTTTACCGTTCATTAGAATTTTTTGAAAGAACTTCCCGGGAGCCTGCTGGTTTGTGAACTTTACCACGAGTGGATGACTGCGATGCAGATGGAGGAAAGCCAGCAGAGAGAGCGAGAACTCAGAAGGTGGGCTCATGAGTCCAAAAGGGCATCGGCGCATAATTTGACGACTTAACAATTGGCAAAGCATTGGTTGATGTGGCCGGTTTACTCAACAACTTTTTTctgattgtggaaaaaaaaaagcacaccaaGGTTAaaaatgttctccctgttccatTTTCCCCTTCCTCCCGGTTCCAGGGTGGTAAACAAGCTCCCCGGGCCCAACAAGCTCCTCCTGCAGCACCTCGCCTGCGTCCTCCATCACATCCTCGAGAACGCCGACCACAACAAGATGGACGCCTACAACCTCGCGGTGTGCATCGCCCCGACCTTGCTGCAAATGGAGGTCACGCCGCTCGAAGAGCAGAAGGAGACCATGAAAAAGGTGCCTGGATGCCTCCTGCGCTCTCGACCCGCGTGcgtggtgtggaaaaaaaaaagtattttataatTCTTCTGTGTGCTACAGGTCACAGAGCTCACGCAGTTCCTGATTCAACACTGCGAGATCCTCGGAGAGAATATCCCGCACCTCTTGGATACCGATGAAGGTGCTTAACAAAATGCATATTAAAGTGGGTTGGGGGTGTTTAAGCAAGATTTGAACGCGACCTCGCTTGATTAATCCCCTCTGCAACAATCCGAGTGTGCCCGAAGCCACGCCCCCTCATTCACGTGCACGACCGTGATTCACAAAAGCCGTAAACTAACTACAAAAATGTGCAATCGCCATAAATAGCAACCCTAGCAATACtaggctagcattagcacgctaAACTAAACGTTAGCGATGGCTCCTACGTTGGAAGCATTACTTTTTCATAATAGAATGTTGCGACAACATGAAGGGTCCAGGACTGTGCGAGGATGTGGGCTAGACCTGGTTTTGGTCATTTCATGGGCCGGTGTACCCCACAGCGCATTTAAAACGGGACATCTCCACAGGTGTAAGCATTTCCACAGCCAACTTCAATTCTAACCAATCAAAGCGGCttctttcattccctttaaagcAGCACAAATAGTCTTAACACGGCGATATCTTTGTATGGAGACTCGAAGACTAAGCGGGCGGCatgctggatcagctggttaagcgttggcctcacagttcttaggacctgggttcgatcccggccccgcctgtgtggaatttgcatggtctccgcgtggctgcgtgggttttctccgggcactctggtttcctcccacatccccaaaacatgcaacattaattcgagactctaaattgcccctaggtgcgattgtgagtgcggctgtttgtctctatgtgccccccGATTGGCTGGTACctttattaaatacagaatggGTTGGGGGAAAAACTACTCATTCAACTAGACGTGCCACCCCATACACGGGTGGGCCAATGCCGAGTCAGGTTTTCGTCACATAATGGGAAGTGGAAATGTGGTTTCAGATGTTGggaataaaattacaaataccTGGAACctttacacacatgcacacttatTAATGGAggatttggggtttttttttccctcccagacTCCGTCTCCTCCCAGCATCACGACTCGGCGTACGACAGCACCGATCCGGACGGAGATGGGGACGCCGGGGGCAGCGGTTCGTCTCCCTCCCTCAACCTCACCATTTCGACGTGTTCGTCGGATGCGATCTTCATTTCCAAGCCTGCCTTCAACCGTCGCTGCTCCGAGCCCATCATTCTGCCCTCGGGCGACGCGTCGAACCTCTGCGGCCATTCCAGGAGCCATGACGACTGCTCTGTCGAGAACTTTGCAGAGCAACCTTTAAAAAAGCCAATCTCTGAGGATTCCTTCTGGCAAACGGCACAGAGAGGAAACCAGCGGCCCGGTTTGTCTTCTTCAAAACTGAGCAGCTGCTCTAACATGGACCGGCTTAGCTACAACAGGATTCAAGTCACGGGCTGCTCCAGCTCTTCCCTCGACAGCGCCGCCTCCAACCAATCCGAGGGCTCCGTGTTCACCAGCTCTCCGCCGGGCTCGCCGCCGTGCTCCAGGAGAACCGGCCGCAACGTCGCGGCTCCTCCGAGGCCCGAGGAGGACTCGCCGCCGTTGATTTCAAGCGAGAGAAAGCGTTCAAATTCGTTGAGGGCCGCCTACAAGGTCCTGATGCGCACCAAGAGCTTGGGAGGCTTCAGTAGGAACAGCCTGAAGAAGCAGCACCAAAATGGCAACGCCTCCCCTTGTGAAACGCTCCAGGAGGACTCCCGGAGCGAAGCGCtctctccgaccgaccccaagCCGCGGCCCCTGTCGGCCATCGAAGTCTTCAGGCACGCGGACAGCAGGCTGCCCTGCAGTCCGCCTCCGTACGAGCAGGCGGTGCACAGCGCGCTTCTTGCTCCGCGCTACGGTTCCATGACTGTATACGACGCCATAGCTCTGGAAAGAAGATCCCGCCCGTCTTCTGGGAATTATTCCTTCCCGCCGAGCTACTTGGACAATCGCCCCGTCGACAGTTGCAAGCAAGAAGCACGGGAGGAAATTCCGGGGCGCAGGCTGGTCTCCCGCCAGAGGGCCGCGTCCGAATCCGTGTCCGCAGCGGCGGCTCATCGGGAGACCGTATCCCGGAGGTGCAGCCAGCCTGTGTTTGAGGAATTTCAATATGCTAAAGAGTCCTACGTTTGACTGACCACACAACCCATAGCTTCAGGACCACTTTTCACCGTGTGTTCTACTTTTGGCCGGactttgattcccccccccggATAATTGTGCCTCAGCAGGACATTGTGCCCCCAATTGCTCCCCTACGGTTCAGTCATTCTGGACTCTGACGTAACGCCGACGGGCCTCGTGACAAAGCGACTGTGTTTCCAGGCTGcagccattgaaaaaaaatgaacttttcgtTCTCCGCCCGCGGTTCAACTCTGCCGGAGGAACGCGCGCTCATATCATGGGATCGGTTTATTGTTCTCTGAACTCTGTTTTTATCTATACCGCATTATGTTTAAATGTTTGCACGTAGAGTACATGCCGTTCCCGAGTAGTACTATTATAGAGTACACATGTACAGTCTTGATAGATAATGTAGTCTATCAAAATGAAGCTATGAAGGTACGTTTGTCTCTTTTGATTCTAATATTTAATGCAGTACTGTGCAAAAGTATTTGGCCACCTCAATCAGTGTTGTTTTAATGACGGGCATTTTCATATATagcaagtttttgttgttgcgcatTTTCAACTACTACTGTACACAGCAAATGAAAGTAGGAGTGGGCGGCTTACACTAAATGTCACTTtcgtcttttttattttgaattttgcaAAGCTAAGATAAACAACACTATAATGGCCTTGGACTTTTGCGCTTTACTATATTTAAATATAGTCGTGACTCAAATGTCTTGCTTGCTTGTTTTATTGGCCTTCTCATTTCActacattaaaatacattgttGTCAATAACATAGTTCATTGTTtgtaaatagaaaataaataaatagcagcAGCAATTTGGATTACAGCAACTTTTGAGTGGAATAAGTAAAAACTGTCAAGATCAACTTCTCTTTCGTCCAATTGTTGTGCAACAAAGTGACAAAGAGTCATTGAGAGAACGGTGTGTTGTGACgcatacgcaaaaaaaaaaaaaaaaaaattaaaccatgACAAGGAAACCAGAAAGGGTCACATGAACGGATTTGGTTTTTCTCTGAATTGTTGTTCCCTTACTGCGATCTCAAATGTTCTTCCTTCCGTCTTTATCAGCGACTCGCTTTAAATCAAAACCAGAAAGTCATCGTCGCTAGTatctgaaatatttcatttcacgTGTACTCAAGGATTAGTCATTTTTATACATACAAATCAACAGTAGTGAAGAAACTGTGGACTagtatatttactgtatattgtactGTAAATGCAACACTAGTAAGGATACGCAGTTATGTCATGAGCAGGCCGgtggggcgtggcctggccactgctctgggtggactcatctctgacacccgtcaacggtcacagctgttttgcacgaggcactgtgattagaccaaatATTTAAGTTGGAGCTTTGTCACCAGCATTTACCATTTCGTTGCCCTGAGTTattgagttgcattcactgacagtcgaaatctccaccactgaaaatagtgtgttgttgagctatcctcgtcacagtttAATCCTGTCTTAgtttgtttcatagtcatagtcaagACCTAGTTCATagttgtctcctagtcatcagacctccctgcgtgtcttttggatcctgcctagcctagcgtttctgtacctctgccttcttcgactgcttacaccgtgtatgacctcagctttgaaaaaaactacgcctaacatcatcccctcgtctcggagtcctgcatttgggtccagccccgcaccagAGGTTCGTGACCAGTTAAGAGAATAGATTCGATGGATATTGTCCTGCACGTGCCGACACTAAGCTTGTGTATTTGGGTTGTAACTTCAAATgttgaaataaatattaatcTGTTTCAGCAGGAATAGTATGATAAACCACAAAAGTGATCCTGGTACATTATGGCAATGTTGACAAATGCAGTTATCTTCATTCTTCAGTCGTGGGTGAGCTCAAGCCTAAATTAGCTGACTTTGGCCAACAAGCGAAGTACTCTACATTCTGGGCCGGTCACCAGACATTTGCGGGGCACCCACTGTCAAGAAGGCGGCGCGGTGGAttacctggtaaagcgttggcctcacagttctgaggtccctggttcaatcccagacccgcctgtgtggagtttgcatgttctccccgtgcctgcgtgggtttgcactccggtttcctccccacatcccaaaaacatgcaaaactaattgcacactctaaattgcccctaggtttgattgtgagtccggctgttggtctcgatgtgccctgtgattggtttgcaaacagttcagggtgtaccccgcctcctgcccgtttacagctgggataggctccagcgctccctgtgaccctcgtgaggataagcggctaagaaacgAAGGCAGCACTAACAGTGCGCAGTATCCAGCGTATGGACACGTCACCAAACATATTCTAAATACCGGATTCTGGTCGTTGCTTAAAAATGGATCTGGATCTCCTCCCGGCGTAGTTGGGTCGTATAATGTGTGGAGAACCTCAGGGTGGAGGCGGTTCACATGTTAACTGGCCACAATGTTAtgtaacaggaaaaaaataagtggcACGCCCAGAAGGACATGAAAAGATTCAGGCAGCAGTTTCACACACACTGCTCAATGTGTCCTGAGTGTAGAGCGTGCAGACACCACCAAGCATAATTCATTATACTTTCATTTCTTTACTCTCTGACtatatttactcaagtaactTTAAGTTGTGAACTGTGACTTTCGCATCAATTATGAGACTATAAATAAGACCTCACCGCCACGCATGTGCTGCTAATCACAAGCGAATGCGAATTTTGACAACACACAGCAGATAAACTCCAActtttttcaattctttttgTGAATCGGGACACCCGCAGTACAACACAAAAGAGGAAGGAGTGagtaaagaggggaaaaaaaaaatgaatgtgtggCCCTGCGCCCCGTCTATTGCATAATCTCAATGGCTGACTAACGAGCGGAGGCCAAAACAGGCATTTAGCCCTCATTGCCGCCGAACAATACGCGGCCGCTCGAGCGTAAACAGCGCGACAGAAGTGAATGCGCTCATCTGAGCACAAACGGCGCAATTTCTTTGAAAAGGGATCAAAACAAATGACGTTGGCCCAAACGCGGTCACATCACCCGCCGGTTTATTTGTGTTGTGCGAAGAGTGTGAATATATTGCTAGCTTTGACGGAAACATTACATAACGGGTGATTATTGCCACGGCTTGTTATGTAACAACAAAGACGGGCAAAATGTGTGGAGCAATTCTCAAATCAATGACACGTCTGTCACTGAACACGATTTGGAAGATCTGAGTATGCGACCTCATTTTCACTTTACCATACTGACGGGGAGGGGACGGGACCGGAGATTCTACTTCTACTCTGCTTTTTAATATACTTTTGTTGAACATCACACGGAGAAGCAgctcacatgcaaaaaaaaaaaaaaaaaaaagtgcgcaaACTGTGCTGCACAACTCTGAACCGAGGGGTATGGACGGTGCGTTGCTCAAAGGCACATTCATATTAACCAGGCGGAGACTAGCACTGCTCTAAAAACTAGTtggtatttttacatttttgacccCAGTAAAGCATGGGTTCAGGTCCTAATATTtataacttccatccatccatccatccatccatccatttcttacaGACTATATGCTGATTTGATATGATGATTATTAGTATGACATTCCCATTTAGCGACATATCTTTGATTACAAAGATGGCATTCATATTGCCAATATTTAAGCAGAAAGTTATATGCGGTTTCGCTCTAAATGCCAAATGTTGAGTTAAGGGGAATTTTTATTTGATCAATGGGTGTGTATCTCCTTCctagaacagaaaaaaatgaaaaattaaatgcgttattgatccatccatccatccatctattttctttgccgcttatcctcacgagggttgcgggagtgaaggagcctatcccagctgtcaatgggcaggaggcgggctacaccctgaactggttgccagccaatcgcagggcacattgagacaaacactcacaatcacacctacgggcaattttagagtgtccaacaaatgttgcatggttttaggatgtgggaggaaaatgggagtgcccggagaaaacccacgcaggcacggggagaacatgcaaactccacacaggcgggtggaacccgggacctcagaaccgtgaggccaacactttccagctaccccaccgtgccacccacattTATAacttattttatgaaaatataaataactaATACAATATAAGTAGGGGCAGCACGGCACCTGCAaccatcatgaggataagcggtatacaaaatagatggataaatatctccaaatggttaaaaaaaaaaacagatgacttATATTAAATGCATAGTTGTACAAAAAGGTACTAGTTTATCCGTTACTTTCATTAGGCCTAGATGATATACTTCATCTCACTTGGGAGCTTTCTGATTTCATATTCTCAGTGCTTTCTTTCTCAGAATGTGTTCTCTTGTAGTATGAACCTGCAAAATCTTTTGTAGCTGGATGAATTATTAATATCATTGGCAGAAATAGAGGACCCCAAAATTAAACGTTGCTTTGAATCCTACGGAGGTGTACATGCAACCATCgagccatacattttctgaaataaatGTCAAAAGTTAAAACGCACCCAGCACCCGACCTGTTTACAAAAACAGGCCATTACGACACTTTCGGCACTTTCTGGTAACGGTTGCTGTTGTTCACTTCCTGGTTACGGTCGCCAAGGTAGCTCGTTGCTTCCGCTGTTCTCGCGACCGCACACGGACGAGTTTATTGCAGAAATCATAATCAGCggattttctccccccccccccttttttttttaaacgatgtcTTTTATTTCACACAGCCAGAAAGACACGATCGGAACGTACACTTTCTCCAGCCGTCCCAGGCCCGTTGAGAACCGCTCCAAATACAGACAACAGGCCAGCGAAAAGACTGACAagtgtgttgtttattccaaaatgATTACTTTTTCGCTCACTTTTGCTGTCGGGAGTTGGTATTGCTAAATTGTGCAATAAGTTAAAAATTTGTTCaagcatttaactttttttttgcagttgaaaaaagacaaatgcaaGAGAATTCCATTGTAAACCATAAACTACTGAGAAAGGATATCAATTTTGTGTTGTTACGCCTCCTAGCGGATATATTAAACTAATTGGTCTGCGTTGTAACCTTTATTAAATAGTACAGCATGTCTAAATTATTTATAGTCTGTTGCCGACAGGTTGTCATTTATGTATTAATTTATGTCAATATTATAAAACTTTGAAGTCAAGGCGAATCTATTTAAACATTTATCTTAATATATTTAAATGCTTGCTACCTGTCTACCTTatggatttggaaaaaaataaatgatttaacttttgtctttgtgtacaGGGCACACAGTACTTATGGAAACATCATGTATGATCGCCGTGTCATCAGGGGAAACACTTACGCCCAGCGCTTTTTATCAACTGTATGTTCAGTGTATGAGTTATTTATGGACTTTTGTTTATTATGATTGAATATGTACTCGTTTGGAAATGTGCAGATGGTGCAGGAAGACCTTGCTGAAATACAAAGACAGCAAGAGATGAGGAGGAGGGTCGTGACTCGTAAAAAGACCAAGGACCCCCTAAGAGCTTCCACCCCGGAGGCCGTCCAAGGCAGAAAACACAACCTTGTCCAAACGggtgaatttttttgtgatcaATTTCAGAGGACGCTCgtacatagagtgacctacaagaggggaGGTAGAAGatcgcaggtggattatattttgtgcagatgatgtcatctgaaggaggttactgattgtaaagtagTGGCGGGGGAGGGtggagcttgacagcataggatggtggtgtgtagggtgactctggtagcgggcaggaaaattaagaagacaaacgtAAACCAGAGCATCAGGCGGTGggagttgagaaaggaagaatgttgtgtggcctttcggaaagaggtgagacaagctcgagatggacaggaagagctgcCGGAAGACatgaatactactgccaaggtagtcagagaggcaggcaggagagtacttggggtgccttctgatAGAAAAGGGGGTGGTGGAACcgcaaaatacaggaagtcatccaaggaaagagattaccgaagaagaagtgggacttagagaggcggaaggaatacattgagatgcgacgtaggccaaaggtagaggtggcggggattccactctaacctcatccgtcagcctatccatcactaccacaaacaggaaggggctcagagcagatccctggtgcagtcccacctccaccttaaattcttctgacaaaccTACGGCGCATCTCGCCgctaatgcatctgtggtactctttctaggcatgaaaccatcctgTTCCTCGcaagatacttctgtcctgagtctagcctccactac
This genomic window from Syngnathoides biaculeatus isolate LvHL_M chromosome 23, ASM1980259v1, whole genome shotgun sequence contains:
- the tagapb gene encoding T cell activation RhoGTPase activating protein b; the encoded protein is MSVTLAVAWGLTFCLVCFCSPEVAARWFDTLHSKTEEARARAGCASPCPEILMKVFGGNIATKNLIGGGMEQFVNFDGDANTSAVPQLSDNQDGKMVHTLETKWSLMKTLKKGSSFIGKASHPDGKTQLFGRPLCKVCPDDGSLPKPVTEMLVLLRKRGPSTEGVFRKTCHNKNMKEVRDRLNAGLQVDMEAQPVGLLVGLLKNFLKELPGSLLVCELYHEWMTAMQMEESQQRERELRRVVNKLPGPNKLLLQHLACVLHHILENADHNKMDAYNLAVCIAPTLLQMEVTPLEEQKETMKKVTELTQFLIQHCEILGENIPHLLDTDEDSVSSQHHDSAYDSTDPDGDGDAGGSGSSPSLNLTISTCSSDAIFISKPAFNRRCSEPIILPSGDASNLCGHSRSHDDCSVENFAEQPLKKPISEDSFWQTAQRGNQRPGLSSSKLSSCSNMDRLSYNRIQVTGCSSSSLDSAASNQSEGSVFTSSPPGSPPCSRRTGRNVAAPPRPEEDSPPLISSERKRSNSLRAAYKVLMRTKSLGGFSRNSLKKQHQNGNASPCETLQEDSRSEALSPTDPKPRPLSAIEVFRHADSRLPCSPPPYEQAVHSALLAPRYGSMTVYDAIALERRSRPSSGNYSFPPSYLDNRPVDSCKQEAREEIPGRRLVSRQRAASESVSAAAAHRETVSRRCSQPVFEEFQYAKESYV